From Macaca mulatta isolate MMU2019108-1 chromosome 3, T2T-MMU8v2.0, whole genome shotgun sequence, the proteins below share one genomic window:
- the CLDN4 gene encoding claudin-4, whose amino-acid sequence MASMGLQVTGIALAVLGWLAVMLCCALPMWRVTAFIGSNIVTSQTIWEGLWMNCVVQSTGQMQCKVYDSLLALPQDLQAARALVIISIIVAALGVLLSVVGGKCTNCLEDESAKAKTMIVAGVVFLLAGLLVIVPVSWTAHNIIQDFYNPLVASGQKREMGASLYVGWAASGLLLLGGGLLCCNCPPRTDKPYSAKYSAARSAAASNYV is encoded by the coding sequence ATGGCCTCCATGGGGCTACAGGTGACGGGCATCGCGCTGGCCGTCCTGGGCTGGCTGGCCGTCATGCTGTGCTGCGCGCTGCCCATGTGGCGCGTGACGGCCTTCATCGGCAGCAACATCGTCACCTCGCAGACCATCTGGGAGGGCCTGTGGATGAACTGCGTGGTGCAGAGCACCGGCCAGATGCAGTGCAAGGTGTACGACTCGCTGCTGGCGCTGCCGCAGGACCTGCAGGCGGCCCGCGCCCTCGTCATCATCAGCATCATCGTGGCCGCTCTGGGCGTGCTGCTGTCCGTGGTGGGGGGCAAGTGTACAAACTGCCTGGAGGATGAGAGTGCCAAGGCCAAGACCATGATCGTGGCGGGTGTGGTGTTCCTGTTGGCCGGCCTGCTGGTGATAGTGCCCGTGTCCTGGACGGCCCACAACATCATCCAAGACTTCTACAACCCGCTGGTGGCCTCCGGGCAGAAGCGGGAGATGGGTGCCTCGCTCTACGTCGGCTGGGCTGCCTCCGGCCTGCTGCTGCTTGGCGGGGGGCTGCTTTGCTGCAACTGCCCACCCCGCACAGACAAGCCTTACTCTGCCAAGTATTCTGCCGCCCGCTCTGCTGCTGCCAGCAACTACGTGTAA